CGCGGCGCTATCACAAAATATACTGCTTTGTCAACGCTGGCGGGAAGCACAAATCCGCTATTGTAGTCGGTATGTTCTCCAATCAGGTTTATTCTTCCCGGTGAGCGGAAAATTCTTGGGGAAGACTGGTTGGTCTCCGTTCCAAATTTCTTAAGGTATTCTGCCTGAATTCGTTTCGCTGTAACAGCTTCGTTTGAATGCATTTCTAAATGTATGGGACTAATAAAAATCTTTTTTCGGAGTGGTAGCCGTATCTTTTACACAAATTTTACCGGTTACAGGCTCAGTACCCTTTGGACAAGGTAATCTGATCAATGATTTCAGCACCGGATTCCAATGCAAAAATGTTATTGAGGAATAAATCTACTTTGCCCATATGTTCATTTTTGTGTCCCCCGCCGGTATGCTGCGTCAAAATCACATTTTCCATCTGCCATAACGGACTTTCGTAAGGAAGCGGCTCGGTTTCCGTTACGTCCAGCACGGCGCCATCCAGGTGGCCCGACCGCAGTGCTTCCGTTAAAGTGCTTTCATCTGTAGTACTTCCTCTTCCTACGCTGGCGTAAACACTGCTTTTTTTCATTGCGGCAAAAAACTCATCATCAGCAAAATGATACGCGGTTCCAGGTAACGTATTAATAACCAGATCAAAATTTGATAGCTCGCGCAGCAGTTCTTCTCTCGAATGTAAAGTGGCCATGGGAGAAGTCCGTGCCATAATATGGATATTACAGCCAAGCCCTTTGAGTATTTCATTAACCGCCTGACCAATGGTACCAGCACCAAGAATGACCACATTTTGTTTGTAAATAATTTTTAGGTTCTGCCGCAGGGGCGTACCAATCCACTCAGGTTTTTGTTTTAATAAAGTGAGTTTATCCAAGCCGCGGTAAAGTGCCAGCACACCGCCTATAATACTTTCAGCACAGGGCCTAGCAAACCAGTCTCCCATGTTGGCAACTTTGGTATCGTTGCTGAGTACCACCCCGGAATATTGGTCAAAACCGGCGGAGTCCAGCTGCCAGAAGACCAGATTATCGTGCGGTTTGTTAAACCAGGCAATGGGAGGATTTCCGAGAATGAGATTAGCTTTTTCAAAATTCTGCTGATTTTCGGTATCGCTTTCGGTACGAAAAAATATCTGATATTCTGAAGGGATCGCTTCGGATAAGCGCTGACGAAGCAGATCGTCAAATATGGAGTGACAGTATACGATCATTTTTGTAAAGTAATAGTGGTTTGATAATTCGTAAAAACGCATGCCTGTTCCATTTCACTGTAAAATAAAAGGACCGGAAGTTTCACGAAGTTAAAACGAATTATTCTCTGTGAGAGGTACTGACGGGATTTTCCCGATAATTATGGGCCTTAATTCCAAGCATATGTGCTGAGGCTGAGGATTTCTCCCGGTTTGGTTTAATCTTTCAGACGGCCCAGGTCCCGGTATCCGATGAGCTGGATACCCTTTTGTTTAATTATTTCTTTTATTTTTTCATTGGTAAACAAATCTGTCACGCCTTGCCGGTCCATGGCAACATCTTCATAGCCAATGTGATGAATGGCACGCAGTTCATCATTGTCCAGCCCCGGGTGATCCACAAATAGGTAGGTTTTACCTGTTTCAAGCTTATCCAGCATTTTGGTGAAGCTGTCCAGTTTTTCTTGCGGAGTTTTGTGTGGGCCTTCATAACCCACTCCCTGGTAGTTATCATTAACCGCAATTTTGTATTCTTTTGCCAGCCTGGCAGTTAGTTGCTGTACTTCCTGTGAGAGGTTTGTACATCCCATGTGAGAAGATAAATGACTGATGCGCGGGATATACCTTAAACCTGTTTCGATCTGGGCACGAAATTCCTTTTCTATATCTTCAATTTTCCATTGATTTTCTTTTATAGACCTGCCGGGGTAATTTTTATTGGCAAATACCATAGGGAAAAAGTATCCGTCCGCGTCTCTAAGGCTTGGGGCGTTTGTTAATGGCCGCCATTTTACATTATCCCACTCGCTGGTGAGGGCAAGGTGGATACCTACATCCACCCCAGGTGTTTCTTTCAGCATTTTAGCCGCTTCCGGAAACCAGGGGGAAGGTACTATCACCTCAATGGAAGTCATGAAGCCGTCCCGGTAGGATTTAATAAGTGCTTCGTTTCCCGAATGACTATACCCCATATCGTCCCCGCGAACGATCAGGCGAGCTCCGTTTTTCTGGGCGGTTCCGGTGAGGGAAAACAGGCTGAATAGCAAAATGGCGAGATATCGTTTCATGATTTGTAAAGTTTGGATATTTCTATCTTTAAAGTATCAATCATCGCTTAACTACGCATGGAGCACGTCGTGTCAATTTGAAGTTTTTTTACTTATCGTTTCACCACCTGGGTTCCTGGTAAGGGTGAAGGCTCAAAAGGCAGCCGGTTACAATTTTGCCAAAAACTTCCTCCCGCGTGAACGAAACGAGGGACTTTCATAATCCAGATTCTCCTCAATAATGAGCTTCAGTTCCTTTTTGATCTCAGGATAAAGGCTGGTCAGGTTAAAAAGGATTTTCATAGCAAATGCCTTGACTGCGACCGGGGTAGGTCTGGCAGAGATAAAATCAAAACATAAACTGACGATTTCTCCGTGATATTGTTCAGGGATTTCTATATCCTCCAGAATTCTGGTGCTGTTCCGGAGCA
This portion of the Dyadobacter sp. CECT 9275 genome encodes:
- a CDS encoding D-2-hydroxyacid dehydrogenase; this encodes MIVYCHSIFDDLLRQRLSEAIPSEYQIFFRTESDTENQQNFEKANLILGNPPIAWFNKPHDNLVFWQLDSAGFDQYSGVVLSNDTKVANMGDWFARPCAESIIGGVLALYRGLDKLTLLKQKPEWIGTPLRQNLKIIYKQNVVILGAGTIGQAVNEILKGLGCNIHIMARTSPMATLHSREELLRELSNFDLVINTLPGTAYHFADDEFFAAMKKSSVYASVGRGSTTDESTLTEALRSGHLDGAVLDVTETEPLPYESPLWQMENVILTQHTGGGHKNEHMGKVDLFLNNIFALESGAEIIDQITLSKGY
- a CDS encoding polysaccharide deacetylase family protein; translation: MKRYLAILLFSLFSLTGTAQKNGARLIVRGDDMGYSHSGNEALIKSYRDGFMTSIEVIVPSPWFPEAAKMLKETPGVDVGIHLALTSEWDNVKWRPLTNAPSLRDADGYFFPMVFANKNYPGRSIKENQWKIEDIEKEFRAQIETGLRYIPRISHLSSHMGCTNLSQEVQQLTARLAKEYKIAVNDNYQGVGYEGPHKTPQEKLDSFTKMLDKLETGKTYLFVDHPGLDNDELRAIHHIGYEDVAMDRQGVTDLFTNEKIKEIIKQKGIQLIGYRDLGRLKD